A genomic segment from Bacillus cereus G9842 encodes:
- a CDS encoding M4 family metallopeptidase translates to MGNKKEIAIVALTTGFVLTSVTPYGLGHAEETGQMQVEIQEDSFRTGDLTQPSKKAPENVVKDALKENTEHALSPKQVSAETGVDYKVLQKRGSYDGTTLVRMQQIYEGKEVYGHQLTAHVDKKGIIKSISGDSAQNLTQEDLKKPINLSKEEAKQYIYKKYGNDTKFISEPEVKAVIFVDENHGQASNAYQVTFAATTPNYVSGTYLVNAHNGEMLKDMVQESSLKISEEYVQSVKENKTSNFTSLTGTGKDDLGVTRTFGISKQTSGNYALADYTRGQGIETYDVNYRDITNEESYYPGILATSVSTTFNDPKAVSAHFLATKVYDFYKEKYKRNSFDNKGNKVVSVVHAWDSGGTNDPENWENAFSTNINNISMLLYGDPMVKAFDIAGHEFTHAVTSSESNLEFSGESGAINEALSDIMGTAIEKYINNGEFNWTIGEQTGSIFRNMKNPTAINFSDGLPYPDDYSKYNDLNGEDYGGVHFNSSIINKVAYLIAQGGTHNGVNVNGIGEDKMFDIFYYANTDELNMTSNFSELKLACLKVATNKYGTNSIEVQAVQNAFDAAKIIEKVKENEKTAENQAPELTVPFTITLRVGDTFDPMRNVKAVDKEDGDLKNKVKHKGDVNTSKPGTYIVEYLVVDSKGGNATAIQTVIVEGNGEISDLEPKLTVPVGAILHVGDSSVPMAEVLAIDKEDGDLTSKIKVDGEVDTSKAGTYVLTYTVTDSKGHEVTAKQTVTVKVREEIKNEKPILKVPATTSITEGDQFDPLIGVSATDKEDGDLTSKVAYKGTIDTTKAGIYEIIYSVRDSVGNEVNTIQKVLVKDKETSKPNGLANKTNSNSISNNSNTDKKEYTYKELPKTGVSTTNSAAIGILMIITGTVLTLIRKFRKIQK, encoded by the coding sequence ATGGGAAATAAAAAAGAAATAGCTATAGTTGCATTAACAACAGGATTCGTTTTAACAAGTGTAACGCCATATGGATTAGGTCATGCAGAGGAAACTGGTCAAATGCAAGTAGAAATTCAAGAGGATTCGTTCCGTACAGGTGATCTTACACAACCATCAAAAAAGGCGCCAGAGAATGTAGTGAAAGATGCACTTAAGGAAAATACGGAGCATGCTTTGTCTCCAAAACAAGTTAGTGCAGAAACAGGAGTAGATTACAAGGTTCTTCAAAAACGTGGTTCTTATGATGGAACTACACTTGTGCGCATGCAACAAATATATGAAGGAAAAGAAGTATATGGTCACCAGTTGACTGCTCACGTAGATAAAAAAGGTATTATTAAAAGTATTTCAGGAGATAGCGCACAAAATTTAACACAAGAAGATTTAAAGAAACCTATTAATTTATCAAAAGAAGAAGCAAAACAATATATTTATAAAAAGTACGGAAACGATACTAAATTTATTTCTGAGCCAGAAGTTAAGGCAGTTATTTTTGTTGATGAAAATCATGGACAGGCTAGCAATGCATATCAAGTTACATTTGCTGCTACAACACCAAATTATGTATCTGGAACTTATTTAGTGAATGCTCATAATGGTGAAATGTTAAAAGATATGGTACAAGAATCAAGTTTGAAAATAAGTGAAGAGTATGTTCAATCCGTTAAGGAAAATAAAACTAGCAATTTTACATCATTAACTGGAACAGGAAAAGATGATTTAGGCGTAACTCGTACATTTGGTATTTCTAAACAGACCAGTGGGAATTATGCGCTTGCTGATTACACAAGAGGACAAGGAATTGAGACATATGATGTAAATTATAGAGATATTACAAATGAAGAAAGTTATTATCCTGGTATACTAGCAACTAGCGTTTCAACAACATTTAATGATCCAAAGGCGGTAAGCGCTCATTTCTTAGCAACAAAGGTATACGATTTTTATAAAGAAAAATATAAGCGTAATAGTTTTGATAATAAAGGAAATAAAGTAGTTTCAGTTGTACATGCATGGGATTCTGGAGGAACAAATGATCCTGAAAATTGGGAAAATGCATTTAGTACTAATATTAATAACATTAGTATGCTTTTATATGGAGATCCTATGGTAAAAGCGTTCGATATAGCCGGTCATGAATTTACACATGCAGTTACATCAAGTGAATCTAACCTTGAATTTTCAGGAGAATCTGGGGCAATTAATGAGGCATTATCGGATATTATGGGAACGGCTATAGAGAAATACATAAATAATGGGGAATTTAACTGGACAATAGGAGAACAAACTGGATCGATTTTTCGTAATATGAAAAATCCAACTGCAATTAATTTTTCAGATGGACTACCGTATCCTGATGATTATAGTAAATATAATGATTTAAATGGAGAGGATTATGGAGGCGTTCATTTTAACTCAAGTATTATTAATAAAGTTGCGTATTTAATTGCACAAGGTGGTACTCATAACGGTGTAAATGTAAATGGCATTGGTGAAGATAAAATGTTTGATATTTTCTATTATGCAAATACTGATGAATTAAACATGACTTCTAATTTTTCTGAATTGAAATTGGCATGCCTTAAAGTGGCAACTAATAAATATGGAACGAACTCAATTGAAGTTCAAGCAGTCCAAAATGCTTTTGATGCTGCAAAAATTATAGAAAAAGTGAAAGAAAACGAAAAAACAGCAGAAAACCAAGCTCCAGAGTTAACTGTACCGTTTACGATTACACTACGTGTAGGAGATACGTTTGATCCAATGAGAAATGTAAAAGCTGTTGATAAAGAAGATGGTGATTTAAAAAATAAAGTAAAGCATAAAGGCGATGTAAATACTTCAAAACCAGGTACATACATTGTGGAATACTTGGTTGTTGATTCTAAAGGCGGGAATGCAACGGCTATACAGACTGTAATTGTAGAGGGAAATGGAGAAATATCAGATTTAGAACCTAAATTAACAGTGCCTGTTGGAGCGATACTTCATGTAGGAGATTCATCTGTTCCAATGGCAGAAGTATTAGCTATCGATAAAGAAGACGGTGATCTCACTTCTAAAATTAAAGTCGATGGTGAAGTAGATACATCAAAAGCCGGTACTTACGTATTAACGTACACGGTTACAGATTCTAAAGGTCATGAAGTAACGGCGAAGCAAACTGTAACGGTCAAAGTTAGAGAAGAAATTAAAAATGAAAAACCAATACTAAAAGTACCTGCTACAACTTCGATTACTGAGGGTGATCAATTTGATCCGTTGATAGGAGTATCGGCTACTGACAAAGAAGACGGTGATCTTACTTCTAAAGTAGCGTATAAAGGAACTATAGATACAACTAAAGCTGGTATTTATGAAATAATATATAGTGTAAGAGATTCCGTGGGTAATGAGGTAAATACAATACAAAAAGTATTAGTGAAAGATAAAGAAACTAGCAAACCTAATGGTCTTGCTAATAAGACAAATAGCAA